Part of the Actinomycetota bacterium genome, ACGCCCTGAAGCCCGAGATGCGCGAAGAGCTGATCGACGCCATCGGCGTCGTCGGCGCGGACCTCGATCTGCGTTGCCTCGTGATCACCGGCGCCGGCGAAGGGTTCTGCTCGGGCGCCGACATCTCCGGCGCCGGCTCCCGCCAGGGGCAGAAGCGAGTCGCGGGGATGGCGCGCGACGCGATCCGCGGCGGCTCGCAACGGCTATTCCGGACCCTCTGGGAGCTCGAGACCCCGACGATCGCCGCCGTCAACGGCGTGGCTGCCGGGATCGGCTGTCACATCGCGTTCGCGTGCGACCTCGTGATCGCATCGGAGAAAGCGCGGTTCATCGAGGTGTTCGCCCGCAGAGGGATCGTTCCCGACGGCGGCGGCGCGTACATCTTGCCGCGACTCATCGGGCTCGCGAAGGCCAAGGAGATGGTGTTCTTCGCCGAGCCGTGGGGCGCGGCCGACGCCGAGCGCATCGGTCTGGTCAACAAGGTCGTTGCGCCCGAGGCGCTCGAGCAGGCCGCTACCGAGTGGGCGGAGCGGCTCGCCGCCGGGCCCACGAAGGCATTAGGGCTGGCGAAGCGTTTGCTCAATCGCTCCCTCGAGTCAGACCTCAGCTCGTCGCTGGAGGAAGAGGCGCTCGTACAGGAGCTGATCAACCAGACCGATGACATCAAGGAAGGCATGATCGCGTTCGGTGAACGTCGCGACCCGACGTTCACGGGACGGTGAACGGGATGGCCTACGAGCTGCTCCTGCTCGACAAAGAGCCGCCGCTGGCCACGATCACGCTCAACCGGCCGGACAAACGAAACGCGTTGAGCGACGCGCTGCGCCGGGAGCTGGCGGCAGCGTTGAAGGAGATCGAAGACGACGACGCGATAAGCGTCGCCATCCTGACCGGCGCCGGCACGGTATTCTGCGCCGGCTTCGACCGCTCCGAGTTCACGCCCGACCCCGACACGTTCGGCGATGACTCGAAGTGGCAGTCGGGGCAACTCATGCACGAGACGCTCCAGTCGTTCGGCAAGCCGCTCGTCGGCGCGATCAACGGCCCGGCGCTCGGGGGAGGCTTCGACATCGCGACGCAATGCGACGTCCGCATCGCCTCCGACGTCGCCGCGTTCGGCCATCCCGAGATCAAGTTCGGCGCGCCGACCCTGTACACGATCCTGTCGCAGATCGTGGGTGGCGCGATCGCGCGCGACCTGTGCCTTTCGGGCCGCCGGATCGACGCGAACGAAGCCCATCGCATCGGGCTCGTGAGCTCGGTCGTCCCGGCCGACCGGCTGACCGAAGACACCGTGACGTACGCGCGGCTCGTCGCCGAGGCACCGCCCGAGGCGTTGAAGGCGGTGAAAGCCGGGATCGTCCGCGAGACGCCGTTCCGGGTGCCATGAGCGCCATCTCGCTGCCCGAGCTCATCGCGTCGCTGGAAGGCCCGTGGCGGCCGCGCGACGTCGTGAAGGTGAACGACGCGGTCGTGCGGGTCGCGCGCCTGGAAGGCGAGTTCCCTTGGCATCGTCACGACGAGGACGAGCTCTTCCTCTGCTGGGACGGGGCGTTCCGCATCGAGCTGTCGGGCGCGGATCCGATCACGTTGAACGCCGGCGAGCTCTACGTCGTCCCCCGCGGCAAGATGCACCGGCCCGTCGCCGACGCGATCGCCCACGCGATCCTTCTCGAGCGGCCGGAGACGAAGCAGTACGGGAACTGACGTCTAGGCCGGCCGGAACACCGGGATCGCGACCGTGTCGTCGCCCCGCGCTTCTTCGCGGAACGCGACTCGAACCGGCAGGCCGCAGCGAACCTCCTCGGGCGCGATGCCTTCGACGTTCGAAGTCATCCGCACGCCCTCGTCGAGCTCGATCACGGCAACCACGTACGGCACCCGGTCTCGGAAAGGCGGCAGGTCGTTCTGGAACACGATCGTGAACGTGTAGACCGTTCCGCGCCCGCTCGCCTCGCGCCAGGAGGTATCCGTCGACCAGCACCGGGGACAGTGCGAACGGGGATAGAAGAACGCCCGCCCGCAGCCGCGACACTCCTTGATCATGAGCTTTCCGTTCGTCGTCGCCTCCCAGTAGGGCGCCGTCTCGAGATCGGCCACGGGCAGGTGCCACGTCGCGACCTTCGGCATCTCCGGCACGGCTAATCCACCCCCAGAACGAGTGTTCCGGTGGACGAGAACCAGCCGCCGGTCCCGTTGACGGCCGCGAGCTTCGCGCCGGCGACCTGCCGCCCCTCCGCCTCACCGCGGAGCTGGCGCGCCGCCTCGATGATCAGGAACAGCCCGCGCATGCCGGGGTGGTTCGACGACA contains:
- a CDS encoding enoyl-CoA hydratase-related protein, whose protein sequence is MSYEFITFERRGTVAWVTLNRPEVRNALKPEMREELIDAIGVVGADLDLRCLVITGAGEGFCSGADISGAGSRQGQKRVAGMARDAIRGGSQRLFRTLWELETPTIAAVNGVAAGIGCHIAFACDLVIASEKARFIEVFARRGIVPDGGGAYILPRLIGLAKAKEMVFFAEPWGAADAERIGLVNKVVAPEALEQAATEWAERLAAGPTKALGLAKRLLNRSLESDLSSSLEEEALVQELINQTDDIKEGMIAFGERRDPTFTGR
- a CDS encoding enoyl-CoA hydratase/isomerase family protein: MAYELLLLDKEPPLATITLNRPDKRNALSDALRRELAAALKEIEDDDAISVAILTGAGTVFCAGFDRSEFTPDPDTFGDDSKWQSGQLMHETLQSFGKPLVGAINGPALGGGFDIATQCDVRIASDVAAFGHPEIKFGAPTLYTILSQIVGGAIARDLCLSGRRIDANEAHRIGLVSSVVPADRLTEDTVTYARLVAEAPPEALKAVKAGIVRETPFRVP
- a CDS encoding cupin domain-containing protein; the encoded protein is MSAISLPELIASLEGPWRPRDVVKVNDAVVRVARLEGEFPWHRHDEDELFLCWDGAFRIELSGADPITLNAGELYVVPRGKMHRPVADAIAHAILLERPETKQYGN
- a CDS encoding Zn-ribbon domain-containing OB-fold protein, giving the protein MPKVATWHLPVADLETAPYWEATTNGKLMIKECRGCGRAFFYPRSHCPRCWSTDTSWREASGRGTVYTFTIVFQNDLPPFRDRVPYVVAVIELDEGVRMTSNVEGIAPEEVRCGLPVRVAFREEARGDDTVAIPVFRPA